A window from Rhodothermales bacterium encodes these proteins:
- a CDS encoding M1 family metallopeptidase, giving the protein MNSSIFESRLLPLLFAGLLSSACMRAPVVGQVGPYDSGGPLMAEQAAYDVTYYDLALDVNPADSTIEGSVTVHARAGSPLEWFVLDLVPELEVRAVSTVASDIPDTLRFERREGKLWIRLPHTYQPGEMIEVTVAYGGTPHVAVRAPWDGGFTWARTPSELPWVATSCQGEGADIWWPVKDHVSDEPDSMDIRVTVPDPLVVASNGRLVETSPTTDGRTTFHWHVSTPINTYTVALNIAPYRVIKDEFLSVAGDTFPVLFYVLPEDYDKGLEFMDEIRAHLRFYEERLGPYPFRIDKYGVAQTPHLGMEHQSIIAYGANFSNVAMTPQIDFGFDKLHHHELSHEWWGNLVTNADWKDLWIHEGFGTYMQALYAEELNGENGYLHYLSSIRPMIRNRSAVAPYESVTVDEMGDRDVYFKGGWILHTLRYLIGDDAMNVSLRRMAYPTPEMEAVTDGRQCRFASTDDFIRIVEEVSGRDLAWFFDLYVRQPELPELVVERDGPRLRLEWKTPNDMPFPMPVEVSFSGDTIAVDMTTGWAELQVPDTVFAGTDPRLQILKKDVSPD; this is encoded by the coding sequence ATGAACTCATCCATCTTTGAGTCGCGGCTGTTGCCGCTTCTATTCGCCGGGCTGTTGTCGTCGGCCTGCATGCGGGCGCCCGTGGTCGGACAAGTCGGCCCGTACGACTCGGGAGGGCCGCTGATGGCGGAGCAGGCGGCTTACGATGTCACGTACTATGACCTGGCGCTGGATGTGAATCCTGCAGACAGCACCATCGAGGGCAGTGTCACAGTGCACGCGCGGGCCGGATCCCCGCTCGAGTGGTTCGTGCTCGATCTGGTCCCTGAGTTGGAGGTACGGGCGGTTTCGACCGTCGCGTCCGACATCCCGGACACGCTGCGATTCGAGCGCCGCGAGGGCAAGCTGTGGATTCGACTGCCGCACACGTATCAGCCGGGCGAAATGATTGAGGTGACCGTGGCCTACGGCGGCACGCCGCACGTCGCAGTGCGTGCACCGTGGGATGGCGGGTTCACCTGGGCTCGAACGCCTTCCGAACTGCCGTGGGTCGCTACGTCGTGCCAGGGCGAAGGCGCGGACATATGGTGGCCGGTCAAGGATCATGTCTCGGATGAACCCGACTCCATGGACATCCGGGTGACCGTTCCGGATCCGCTGGTGGTGGCCTCGAACGGTCGTCTCGTGGAAACGTCACCGACCACAGACGGGCGGACGACCTTCCACTGGCACGTTTCCACGCCGATCAACACATACACCGTTGCACTGAACATCGCACCGTACCGCGTCATCAAGGATGAATTCCTGAGCGTGGCGGGCGACACATTCCCCGTGCTGTTCTACGTCCTTCCGGAAGACTACGACAAGGGTCTCGAGTTCATGGATGAGATCAGGGCGCACCTTCGATTCTACGAGGAACGGCTCGGGCCCTACCCGTTCCGCATTGACAAATACGGTGTGGCCCAGACGCCGCACCTGGGGATGGAACACCAGTCGATCATCGCGTACGGAGCGAACTTCAGCAATGTCGCGATGACGCCTCAGATCGATTTCGGCTTCGACAAGCTTCACCATCACGAACTCTCGCACGAGTGGTGGGGCAATCTGGTCACGAACGCGGACTGGAAGGATCTCTGGATTCACGAGGGCTTCGGCACCTACATGCAGGCCCTCTACGCAGAGGAGCTGAACGGCGAGAATGGGTATCTGCATTATCTGTCGTCCATTCGACCGATGATTCGCAATCGGAGTGCCGTGGCGCCCTACGAGTCGGTGACGGTCGACGAGATGGGAGACCGCGACGTCTATTTCAAGGGCGGATGGATCCTTCACACGCTCCGGTACCTTATCGGAGACGACGCCATGAATGTGTCGCTCCGCCGGATGGCCTACCCGACACCGGAGATGGAGGCCGTTACGGACGGACGCCAGTGCCGATTCGCATCAACAGATGATTTTATTCGGATCGTTGAGGAGGTGTCCGGACGCGACCTGGCGTGGTTCTTCGATCTGTACGTTCGACAGCCCGAACTGCCGGAGCTCGTTGTGGAGCGGGATGGGCCGCGGCTGCGTCTCGAGTGGAAGACTCCGAACGATATGCCGTTTCCAATGCCGGTCGAAGTCTCGTTCTCGGGCGACACGATCGCGGTCGATATGACGACAGGGTGGGCTGAGCTGCAGGTACCCGACACGGTGTTTGCCGGGACAGATCCGCGGCTACAGATTCTCAAGAAAGACGTGAGCCCGGACTGA